A part of Oncorhynchus gorbuscha isolate QuinsamMale2020 ecotype Even-year linkage group LG09, OgorEven_v1.0, whole genome shotgun sequence genomic DNA contains:
- the LOC124043382 gene encoding terminal nucleotidyltransferase 5A-like, producing MSFGDESEQSRRLCVLSWEQVQRLDSILGESVPIHGRGNFPTLSVQPRQIVQVVRARLQERGVVVRDVKLNGSAASYVLHQDTGLGYKDLDLIFGLNLTDDNTFRVVKDVVLDSLVDFLPPGLSRVSPMTLKEAYVQKLVKVCNDTDRWSLISLSNNTGKNVELKFVESLRRQFEFSVDSFQIGLDSLLLFDRCSETAMSMSESFHPTVVGESMYGDFQEALGHLCTRTIATRSPEEIRGGGLLKYCHLLVRGFKPDSEAQMKLLQRYMCSRFFIDFPDIGEQQRKLEAYLQNHFNGMEDKRYDCLVTLRHVVDESTVCLMGHERRQTLALISALALRAMAEQNAIPALANITCYYQPAPYVRDVNFSNYYIARVQSPMSSSYSNSYHRTWLPCS from the exons ATGTCCTTCGGGGATGAGTCGGAGCAGAGTCGGCggttgtgtgtgttgtcttggGAGCAGGTGCAGAGGTTGGACTCCATACTCGGAGAGAGCGTCCCTATTCACGGACGCGGAAACTTCCCGACGCTTTCCGTACAGCCTCGGCAGATAGTCCAG GTGGTTCGGGCGCGACTGCAGGAGCGTGGTGTGGTGGTCCGAGATGTGAAGCTGAACGGTTCAGCAGCCAGTTATGTGCTCCACCAGGACACGGGCCTGGGCTACAAGGACTTGGACCTCATCTTCGGTCTGAACCTGACTGATGACAATACCTTTCGTGTGGTCAAAGACGTGGTCCTGGACAGCCTGGTGGACTTCCTACCTCCGGGGCTCAGCCGTGTCTCGCCCATGACCCTCAAAGAGGCCTACGTCCAGAAGCTGGTGAAGGTGTGCAACGACACAGACCGCTGGAGCCTGATCTCCCTCTCCAACAACACGGGGAAGAACGTGGAGCTGAAGTTTGTGGAATCCCTCCGAAGGCAGTTTGAGTTCAGCGTGGACTCGTTCCAGATCGGCCTGGACTCACTGCTGCTGTTCGACCGCTGCTCAGAGACGGCCATGTCCATGTCTGAGAGCTTCCACCCCACTGTGGTCGGAGAGAGCATGTACGGGGACTTCCAGGAGGCCTTGGGACATCTCTGCACCAGGACCATAGCCACGCGCAGCCCCGAGGAGATCCGGGGCGGAGGACTGCTGAAGTACTGCCACCTGCTAGTGCGGGGATTTAAACCGGACTCAGAGGCTCAGATGAAGCTTCTGCAGCGCTATATGTGCTCACGCTTCTTCATCGACTTCCCGGACATTGGCGAGCAGCAACGGAAGCTGGAGGCGTATCTCCAGAACCACTTCAATGGCATGGAGGACAAGCGCTACGACTGCCTGGTGACGCTGCGGCATGTGGTGGACGAGAGCACCGTGTGCTTGATGGGACACGAGCGCCGCCAGACACTGGCACTGATCTCGGCACTGGCGCTACGGGCCATGGCAGAGCAGAACGCCATCCCGGCCCTGGCTAACATCACCTGTTACTACCAGCCGGCGCCTTATGTCAGAGACGTCAACTTCAGTAACTACTACATAGCGAGGGTCCAGTCGCCCATGAGTAGCTCTTATAGTAACTCTTACCACAGGACATGGCTGCCTTGTAGCTAA